A single Halarcobacter anaerophilus DNA region contains:
- a CDS encoding M24 family metallopeptidase has protein sequence MKRKNMKNYILLNENAIFYECGFSCDNVVFLNLGSDKYFITDARYTTEAQEYAKNCIVIQSSDFIKDVQELLKKSKIKKITFDPNDFKLSFYQKLTSDIKVEFKPEENFSKEKRVIKSDKEIELLKKAAQIGRSGFKNLAKYIRKNGFEKSENLLHFKAIEKMSHQGKYDLSFDPIVAINKNAAKPHALPTSKKLKLNDLILVDAGVKYKRYCSDRTCTSNANFEKFSFKREQFFKNKKHQKIYDLVYKAQLNAIEKARVGMKASQIDKLARDVIEKGGFAEYFVHSTGHGVGLDIHEFPNINSKSDVIIEENMVFTVEPGIYLPNEFGVRIEDTVVMKNGKAQIL, from the coding sequence ATTAAAAGGAAAAATATGAAAAACTATATCTTACTAAATGAAAATGCTATTTTTTATGAGTGTGGTTTCTCTTGCGATAATGTAGTTTTTCTGAATCTAGGAAGTGATAAATATTTTATAACCGATGCAAGATATACAACTGAAGCACAAGAGTATGCAAAAAACTGTATTGTTATACAAAGTTCCGATTTTATAAAAGATGTTCAAGAATTATTAAAAAAATCAAAAATCAAAAAAATCACTTTTGATCCAAATGATTTTAAACTGTCATTTTATCAAAAACTGACTTCTGATATAAAAGTTGAATTTAAACCTGAAGAGAATTTTTCAAAAGAGAAAAGAGTTATAAAAAGCGACAAAGAGATTGAACTTCTGAAAAAAGCGGCTCAAATAGGAAGAAGCGGGTTTAAAAACCTTGCAAAATATATTAGAAAAAACGGTTTTGAAAAGAGTGAAAATCTATTACATTTTAAAGCTATAGAAAAAATGAGCCATCAAGGAAAATACGATTTAAGTTTTGATCCCATTGTTGCTATCAATAAAAATGCGGCAAAACCTCATGCTTTGCCTACATCAAAAAAACTTAAATTAAATGATTTGATTTTAGTCGATGCAGGAGTGAAATATAAAAGATATTGCTCTGACAGAACTTGTACTTCAAATGCGAATTTTGAAAAATTCTCTTTTAAAAGAGAACAGTTTTTCAAAAATAAAAAACACCAAAAAATCTATGATTTGGTTTATAAAGCCCAATTAAATGCCATTGAAAAAGCAAGGGTAGGAATGAAAGCATCACAAATTGACAAATTGGCAAGAGATGTGATTGAAAAAGGCGGTTTTGCAGAATATTTCGTTCATAGCACCGGACATGGAGTAGGACTTGATATTCATGAATTTCCCAATATTAATTCAAAATCGGATGTAATTATCGAAGAAAATATGGTTTTCACCGTAGAACCGGGAATTTATCTTCCAAATGAGTTTGGAGTAAGAATAGAAGATACGGTTGTTATGAAAAACGGCAAAGCCCAAATTCTTTAA
- a CDS encoding MATE family efflux transporter: MLESKTYIVFFKYAIPSILGLLSISSANIVDGYFIGNYIGAVGLAAINISFPILAILFGLGLMFAVGSSVTAGKLMGEKKVNEASNIFTKSVIIVALLSITLSLLLHFNIEFILDILNVKNSLREMTLEYLPTLLLFLPFLITAIVIDYFVRVDENPNLSFIACLVSAVVNIILDYLFIVKFDWGLSAAAYATGISQIAIILTLIPHFFLKKATLKLIKPKGSFLSIIQMSKNGISEFINEASAGITVLIFNYIMLKNFGALGVASYTIIGYFIMISIMISFAIADSMQPVISKNYGAQYFNRIKSFLKLGFSSVLFIEIVLSILAILTPELLINLFLENRDLRTKEITLEFISYAWPAFLFSGLNIMITSYLTSMQKAKYSALIAILRSLFLPIFFIFVLPIFLGTKGIFMALAFAEFITFLIASYLFFKNSPNKVSKNLKS, from the coding sequence ATGTTAGAATCAAAAACTTATATTGTATTTTTTAAATACGCAATTCCTTCGATTTTAGGGTTACTGTCAATCTCTTCTGCAAATATCGTTGATGGATATTTTATTGGAAATTATATAGGAGCAGTAGGCTTAGCCGCTATTAATATCTCTTTTCCTATTTTAGCAATACTTTTTGGTTTAGGATTGATGTTTGCAGTAGGCAGTTCTGTTACAGCCGGGAAATTAATGGGTGAAAAAAAAGTAAATGAGGCTTCAAATATTTTTACCAAATCTGTAATTATAGTGGCACTTTTGAGTATCACTTTAAGTTTGCTGCTTCATTTTAATATTGAGTTTATATTAGATATTTTAAATGTAAAAAACTCTTTAAGAGAGATGACTTTAGAGTATTTGCCTACACTTTTACTCTTTTTGCCTTTTTTGATTACGGCTATTGTAATAGATTATTTTGTAAGAGTTGATGAAAATCCTAATCTCTCTTTTATTGCTTGTTTAGTTAGTGCTGTTGTAAATATTATATTAGATTACCTTTTTATAGTAAAGTTTGACTGGGGTTTAAGTGCAGCTGCATATGCAACGGGAATTTCTCAAATTGCTATTATCCTTACTTTGATTCCACACTTTTTTTTAAAAAAAGCTACTCTTAAATTAATAAAACCCAAAGGCAGTTTTTTAAGTATAATACAAATGTCTAAAAACGGTATTTCTGAGTTTATAAATGAAGCTTCTGCAGGAATTACGGTTTTGATTTTTAATTATATTATGTTGAAAAATTTTGGAGCTTTAGGTGTTGCTTCTTATACCATAATAGGTTACTTTATTATGATAAGTATTATGATAAGTTTTGCCATAGCAGATTCTATGCAGCCTGTAATCAGTAAAAATTACGGAGCGCAATATTTTAACAGAATAAAGAGTTTTTTAAAACTTGGATTCTCTTCTGTTTTATTTATTGAAATAGTTTTATCTATATTAGCAATATTAACTCCCGAGCTTTTGATAAATCTGTTTCTTGAAAATCGTGACTTAAGAACAAAAGAGATTACTTTGGAATTTATATCTTATGCTTGGCCTGCTTTTTTGTTTTCAGGACTTAATATAATGATAACTTCATATTTAACTTCAATGCAAAAAGCTAAATATTCAGCATTAATTGCAATTCTGAGAAGTCTTTTTTTACCGATATTTTTTATATTTGTACTTCCTATTTTCTTAGGAACAAAAGGGATTTTTATGGCTTTGGCATTTGCCGAATTTATTACTTTTCTAATAGCTTCATATCTGTTTTTTAAAAATTCGCCTAATAAAGTGTCAAAAAATTTGAAGAGTTAA
- the folK gene encoding 2-amino-4-hydroxy-6-hydroxymethyldihydropteridine diphosphokinase: protein MKKILTPKLTIFKTSNFPKKLKSDSKKRYRVTIGIGGNIGNTKKIFDKLFLYLKSDSRFDILMTSPLLLNPPFGFLQQNDFLNGIISLKTNLAPNEFLKNMQRLEKRLKRTRSFKDAPRTLDIDIIFFHDKKINTKKLTIPHKFWSQRDSVIIPLQQMGLL from the coding sequence GTGAAAAAAATTTTAACACCTAAATTGACTATTTTCAAAACTTCTAATTTTCCCAAAAAACTAAAATCCGACTCAAAAAAGAGATACCGTGTAACTATCGGCATCGGGGGAAATATAGGAAATACAAAAAAAATCTTTGATAAACTCTTCTTATATCTAAAAAGCGACAGCAGATTTGATATACTTATGACTTCACCTCTGCTTTTAAATCCACCCTTTGGTTTTTTGCAGCAAAATGACTTTTTAAATGGTATAATTTCACTCAAAACTAATCTTGCACCTAATGAGTTTTTAAAAAATATGCAAAGATTAGAAAAAAGACTTAAAAGAACTCGCTCTTTCAAAGATGCTCCAAGAACTCTTGATATTGATATCATATTTTTTCATGATAAAAAAATCAATACAAAAAAATTAACTATTCCACATAAGTTTTGGAGCCAAAGAGATTCTGTAATAATTCCATTACAGCAGATGGGTCTTTTATAA
- the lepA gene encoding translation elongation factor 4, which produces MQKNIRNFSIIAHIDHGKSTLADRIIQECGAVTDRELSSQMMDTMDIEQERGITIKAQSVRLDYEKDGQQYVLNLIDTPGHVDFSYEVSRSLASSEGALLIVDSTQGVEAQTIANVYIAMDNDLELLPVVNKIDLPSADPMRVLEEVEEAIGLDCTEHNLVSAKTGLGVKELIDSIVERVPAPNGDENAPTKALIYDSWFDNYLGALALVRVYDGSIKKGQMLKMMNTKVEHQVLNLMYPHPIHRKDTAEIKTGEIGIVVLGLKTLDGIAVGDTMTDAKNPTTKPISGFEPAKPFVFAGLYPIETDKFEDLREALTKLQLNDSSISFEPESSAALGSGFRAGFLGMLHMEVIKERLEREFNLDLIATAPTVVYEVEKTDGEKVTIQNPSELPEPNYINTIYEPYVKATILVPDEFLGNVIKLLNERRGVQIKMDYIGKRVLLEYDLPMNEIVMDFYDRLKSTTKGYASFDYEPIEFRPGNLKKLDIRVAGEVVDALSIIVPEDKAVSRGREFIKALKELIPRQLFEVAVQASIGNTVIARETVKSMGKNVTAKCYGGDITRKRKLLEKQKAGKKRMKAIGKVNVPQEAFMAVLKI; this is translated from the coding sequence TTGCAAAAAAATATTAGAAATTTTAGTATAATCGCACATATAGACCATGGTAAATCTACATTAGCTGATAGAATCATCCAAGAGTGTGGAGCCGTAACGGATAGAGAACTATCTTCTCAAATGATGGATACGATGGATATTGAGCAAGAGCGTGGTATTACAATCAAAGCCCAAAGTGTAAGACTTGACTATGAAAAAGACGGTCAACAATATGTACTTAATCTAATTGACACTCCAGGTCACGTTGATTTCTCTTATGAAGTAAGCAGAAGTTTAGCCTCTTCGGAGGGTGCTTTACTTATTGTAGATTCAACACAAGGAGTTGAAGCACAAACTATTGCAAATGTATATATTGCAATGGACAATGATTTGGAACTTCTTCCTGTTGTAAATAAAATCGATCTTCCAAGTGCCGATCCTATGAGAGTTCTTGAAGAGGTTGAAGAAGCTATCGGATTAGATTGCACCGAACACAATTTAGTTAGTGCAAAAACAGGTCTTGGAGTAAAAGAGTTAATAGATTCAATAGTAGAAAGAGTTCCTGCTCCAAACGGTGATGAAAACGCACCTACAAAAGCACTTATTTATGATTCATGGTTTGACAACTATTTGGGAGCATTGGCACTTGTAAGAGTTTATGACGGAAGCATAAAAAAAGGTCAAATGCTAAAAATGATGAATACAAAAGTCGAACATCAGGTTCTAAATCTTATGTATCCCCACCCTATTCACAGAAAAGATACTGCTGAAATAAAAACAGGAGAAATCGGAATTGTAGTATTAGGACTTAAAACCTTAGACGGTATTGCCGTAGGTGATACAATGACTGACGCCAAAAATCCTACAACTAAACCTATTTCAGGGTTTGAACCTGCAAAACCTTTTGTGTTTGCGGGATTATACCCTATAGAAACGGATAAATTCGAAGATTTAAGAGAAGCTTTGACAAAACTTCAATTAAATGACTCTTCTATCTCTTTTGAACCTGAATCTTCTGCTGCTCTTGGAAGTGGTTTTAGAGCAGGATTTTTAGGTATGCTTCATATGGAAGTTATTAAAGAGAGACTTGAAAGAGAGTTTAATCTTGATCTAATAGCAACTGCGCCGACTGTTGTTTATGAAGTTGAAAAAACAGACGGAGAAAAAGTTACAATACAAAATCCTTCTGAACTGCCTGAACCAAACTATATAAATACAATATATGAGCCTTATGTAAAAGCAACTATTTTGGTTCCTGATGAGTTTTTAGGAAATGTAATCAAACTTCTTAATGAAAGAAGAGGAGTACAGATAAAAATGGATTATATAGGTAAAAGAGTGCTTTTGGAATATGATTTACCTATGAATGAGATAGTTATGGATTTCTACGACAGATTAAAAAGTACAACCAAAGGTTACGCTTCTTTTGATTATGAACCAATAGAATTTAGACCGGGAAATCTTAAAAAACTTGATATTAGAGTAGCGGGTGAAGTTGTTGATGCTTTATCTATTATAGTTCCAGAAGATAAAGCCGTAAGCAGAGGAAGAGAGTTTATCAAAGCATTAAAAGAGTTAATTCCAAGACAGTTGTTTGAAGTTGCGGTCCAAGCAAGTATAGGTAATACTGTTATTGCAAGAGAGACTGTAAAATCAATGGGGAAAAATGTTACCGCAAAATGTTACGGCGGTGATATTACTAGAAAAAGAAAACTTTTGGAAAAACAAAAAGCCGGTAAAAAAAGAATGAAAGCTATCGGAAAAGTAAATGTTCCTCAAGAAGCCTTTATGGCAGTGTTGAAGATCTAA
- a CDS encoding ribose-phosphate pyrophosphokinase, whose product MAKFKLFSGTANRAFAEKVSHYLNMSVGGASIQKFSDGEVSVQIHESVRGQDVFIVQPTCAPANDHLMELLIMIDALKRSSAKSISAVMPYFGYARQDRKAAPRVPISAKLVADMLETAGVDRVITIDLHAAQIQGFFNIPVDNLYGSVLFVDYLRAKNLPNPIIASPDIGGVARARSYANKLGYDLVIVDKRREKANVAEVMNIIGEVDGKDVILVDDMVDTAGTLVKAAEALKQRGATSVMACCTHGVLSGPAYERIQEGTLDELVITDTIPMKRPHEKITVLNATKIIAETIRRITNNESVNSIFTD is encoded by the coding sequence ATGGCAAAGTTTAAACTTTTTAGCGGTACTGCAAACCGTGCATTTGCTGAAAAAGTTAGTCACTATTTAAATATGAGCGTTGGGGGAGCAAGTATTCAAAAATTTAGTGACGGGGAAGTTTCTGTTCAAATCCATGAGAGTGTAAGAGGACAGGATGTATTTATTGTTCAACCGACATGCGCACCGGCGAATGATCACTTAATGGAACTACTGATTATGATTGATGCTTTAAAAAGATCAAGTGCAAAATCTATTTCTGCGGTAATGCCTTACTTTGGATATGCAAGACAAGATAGAAAAGCGGCTCCAAGAGTTCCTATTTCTGCAAAATTAGTTGCGGATATGTTAGAAACGGCAGGAGTTGACAGAGTTATTACTATTGATCTTCATGCAGCTCAAATTCAAGGATTTTTTAATATTCCTGTTGATAATCTTTACGGTTCAGTTCTATTTGTTGATTATTTAAGAGCAAAAAATCTTCCCAACCCAATCATTGCTAGTCCTGATATCGGAGGAGTTGCAAGAGCTAGATCTTATGCAAACAAATTAGGGTATGATTTAGTAATTGTTGATAAAAGAAGAGAAAAAGCAAATGTTGCGGAAGTTATGAATATTATCGGGGAAGTTGACGGTAAAGACGTAATCTTGGTTGATGATATGGTTGACACGGCAGGAACTTTGGTAAAAGCTGCTGAAGCTTTAAAACAAAGAGGTGCAACATCTGTTATGGCATGTTGTACACACGGAGTTTTATCAGGACCTGCCTACGAAAGAATCCAAGAGGGAACTTTAGACGAGCTAGTAATAACTGATACTATACCGATGAAAAGACCTCATGAAAAAATTACGGTTTTAAATGCTACGAAAATAATAGCTGAGACTATTAGAAGAATTACAAATAATGAATCAGTGAATTCTATATTTACAGATTAA
- the mqnF gene encoding aminofutalosine deaminase family hydrolase, producing MKILKASWVISCDENNTIIKDGAVAFDKKIIAVATEDFIKEKYPDSKIEDLGENSVLMPGLINSHIHLEFSSNTTTLKYGNFMSWLNSVITSREKLVKNATKELIKEKLEFIKRSGTTTIGAISSYSFDLEPCFNSDLNVVYFSEVIGSKPDMIDSLFDDFKERLKSAKEKKREGFFPSIAIHSPYSVHPFLIRESLKIAKDEKMAVSTHFLESPEEFDWLHKDEGGFVEFFKNFLGQEKAVTKPMEFLNQFEGVKPLSFTHCVEASKSDLEKIKDLDAVINHCPTSNRVLNNSRLKIQNLLDLDIPFAIGTDGLSSNNSLSMFDELRNALMIHTEQNVVAFAKLLILAATKNGAKALGLNKGILEKNADADLIAISLPDEVEDEEDLCLNIILHTKEVNKTVIGGNYV from the coding sequence ATGAAAATTTTAAAAGCATCATGGGTAATCTCTTGTGATGAGAATAACACCATCATAAAAGATGGTGCTGTTGCTTTTGACAAAAAAATTATTGCCGTTGCTACGGAAGATTTTATAAAAGAGAAATATCCCGATTCAAAAATTGAAGATTTGGGGGAAAACTCTGTTTTAATGCCAGGACTTATAAACTCTCATATCCATTTGGAATTCTCTTCAAATACTACGACTTTGAAATACGGAAATTTTATGTCGTGGCTAAACTCTGTAATAACTTCAAGAGAAAAGCTGGTAAAAAATGCAACAAAAGAGTTGATTAAAGAGAAACTTGAGTTTATAAAAAGAAGCGGTACTACTACAATAGGAGCAATCTCTTCTTACTCTTTTGATTTGGAACCTTGCTTTAACAGTGATTTAAATGTAGTTTACTTTAGTGAGGTTATCGGAAGTAAACCTGATATGATAGATTCTCTTTTTGATGATTTTAAAGAAAGATTAAAAAGTGCAAAAGAGAAAAAAAGAGAGGGATTTTTCCCTTCAATTGCCATTCACTCTCCATATTCTGTTCATCCTTTTTTAATAAGAGAGAGTTTGAAAATTGCAAAAGATGAAAAAATGGCAGTAAGTACGCACTTTTTGGAATCACCTGAAGAGTTTGACTGGTTACACAAAGATGAAGGCGGTTTTGTCGAGTTTTTTAAGAACTTTTTAGGACAAGAAAAAGCAGTAACCAAACCTATGGAATTTTTAAATCAGTTTGAGGGGGTAAAACCTCTTAGTTTTACTCACTGTGTTGAAGCTAGTAAGAGTGATTTAGAAAAGATAAAAGATTTAGATGCTGTTATTAACCATTGTCCTACATCAAACAGAGTTTTAAATAATTCAAGACTTAAGATACAAAATCTGCTTGATTTAGATATTCCTTTTGCAATAGGAACCGACGGGCTTAGTTCAAATAACTCTTTATCGATGTTTGATGAATTAAGAAATGCTTTAATGATACATACGGAGCAAAACGTAGTTGCTTTTGCCAAACTTTTAATCCTTGCAGCTACAAAAAACGGTGCAAAAGCTTTGGGTTTAAACAAAGGTATTTTAGAAAAAAACGCAGATGCAGATTTAATAGCAATATCTCTGCCCGATGAGGTTGAAGATGAAGAGGATTTATGTCTGAATATCATCTTACATACAAAAGAGGTAAACAAAACAGTAATTGGAGGGAATTATGTTTGA
- the aroQ gene encoding type II 3-dehydroquinate dehydratase → MKIAVIQGPNLNMLGIREKHIYGPMSLEQIHEQMKASAEQNGVELEFFQSNLEGEIVDRIQECLGTVDGILINPAAFSHTSIAIKDALSAVNLPTVEVHISNIYKREEFRQKSVTAGASTGVISGFGPFGYHMGLIALTQIVSEVKAIQNQQKPETPAQNS, encoded by the coding sequence ATGAAAATAGCGGTAATTCAAGGTCCAAATCTAAATATGCTGGGAATTAGAGAAAAACATATTTATGGTCCAATGAGTTTAGAACAAATTCATGAACAAATGAAAGCAAGTGCAGAACAAAACGGGGTTGAACTTGAATTTTTTCAATCAAATTTAGAGGGTGAAATCGTAGATAGAATTCAAGAGTGTTTAGGTACGGTTGACGGAATATTAATCAATCCTGCTGCTTTTTCACACACTTCAATCGCAATCAAAGATGCATTAAGTGCGGTAAATTTACCAACTGTAGAAGTTCATATTTCAAATATTTATAAAAGAGAAGAGTTTAGACAAAAATCTGTAACAGCAGGAGCTAGTACGGGTGTTATTTCAGGATTCGGTCCTTTTGGTTATCATATGGGATTAATCGCTTTAACTCAAATTGTATCAGAAGTAAAAGCTATTCAAAATCAACAAAAACCTGAAACACCGGCACAAAATAGTTAA
- a CDS encoding MFS transporter: MITKKQIFVMSIAAGVNVANIYYNQPILNNIADDLKVSHMTVGNLPTLCQAGYGLGLLLVSPLGDKIDKKKLIIILHLLLAFSLLGLAFTSNIYLLYILSLLIGLFAVSVQVIIPMAAAMSPEKKGKIVGMIFSGLLSGILIARTISGYITQWFDNWHYVFGISAFFVLLCTFAIEKTLPNMQSHFNNSYFSLIKSSVLQLKRFSLLRRNSLLIALAFGIFCSFWTTLTFKLSQAPFNYESDIIGLFGILAIAGVIFAPKIGKLAERINPFFTKFLAVLMLIISVLLIRWFDNSLLAFILATILLDIAVQAIQISNLAQIYSLDEKAHSRINTAYMSIMFLGGSIGTFVGVWAWQSGSWEYVTVQLLLWAFFALLILIYSLKYLRK, encoded by the coding sequence ATGATTACTAAAAAGCAAATCTTTGTAATGTCTATTGCAGCGGGAGTCAATGTTGCAAATATATATTATAATCAACCTATTTTAAACAATATTGCAGATGATTTGAAAGTAAGTCATATGACAGTAGGAAATCTTCCTACTTTGTGTCAGGCAGGATATGGATTGGGATTGCTTTTAGTAAGTCCTTTAGGTGATAAAATCGATAAAAAAAAATTAATTATAATTTTACATCTGCTTTTGGCTTTTTCTCTTCTAGGTTTGGCTTTTACGAGTAATATCTATTTATTATATATTTTAAGTCTGCTTATAGGTCTATTTGCAGTTTCGGTACAAGTAATTATTCCTATGGCAGCTGCCATGAGTCCGGAGAAAAAAGGGAAAATCGTAGGAATGATTTTCAGTGGACTTTTAAGCGGTATTTTAATTGCAAGAACTATTAGCGGGTATATAACCCAATGGTTTGATAATTGGCATTATGTTTTTGGGATATCCGCTTTTTTTGTCTTATTATGTACTTTTGCCATAGAAAAAACTCTGCCTAATATGCAGTCTCATTTTAACAACAGCTATTTTTCTCTTATTAAATCTTCTGTTTTACAACTTAAAAGATTTTCACTTTTAAGAAGGAACTCTTTGCTTATAGCTTTGGCTTTCGGTATTTTTTGCTCTTTTTGGACAACCTTAACTTTTAAATTATCCCAAGCACCTTTTAATTATGAGAGTGATATTATCGGTTTATTCGGTATTTTAGCTATTGCAGGAGTAATTTTTGCACCTAAAATAGGGAAATTAGCAGAGAGAATAAATCCTTTTTTTACAAAATTTCTTGCTGTTTTAATGCTAATAATAAGCGTACTACTAATAAGATGGTTTGATAATAGTTTATTAGCTTTTATTTTAGCAACTATTCTGCTTGATATAGCAGTTCAAGCTATTCAAATAAGTAATCTTGCCCAAATATATTCTCTTGATGAAAAAGCACACAGCAGAATAAATACCGCATATATGTCAATTATGTTTTTAGGCGGTTCAATCGGTACTTTTGTAGGTGTTTGGGCATGGCAGTCTGGTTCTTGGGAATATGTAACTGTACAGCTGCTTTTATGGGCTTTCTTTGCTCTTTTGATTTTAATTTACAGCCTAAAATATCTAAGAAAATAA
- the mnmA gene encoding tRNA 2-thiouridine(34) synthase MnmA, with amino-acid sequence MKKKVMVGMSGGIDSSVTAYMLQEEGYEVEGVYLKLHNRTDGYHERNLGYIKDVAEFLGIKYHVLDLSDEFTQKVYDYFVDSYLEGSTPNPCVKCNRQIKFGAMLKFAKEHGASYLATGHYAKTDGKFFYEADDKTKDQSYFLSQVEKEALPFMMFPLSTHKKEEIIKFGEKLDKAYKRITEKNESQEICFVDTVYTDIIKKHANIDMPGKVLDEQGNVVGEHKGYMHYTIGKRRGFTVHGAHEPHFVTKLNPKDNTIVVGKKESLEINNVEIENLNMFIEDKEFDCTVKLRYRSKSTPCHVKIENDKGYITLEEPAFGVAAGQLAVFYKDEKVLGSGWIKNAK; translated from the coding sequence ATGAAAAAGAAAGTAATGGTTGGAATGAGTGGCGGAATTGATTCTTCAGTTACCGCTTATATGCTCCAAGAAGAAGGTTATGAAGTAGAAGGAGTATACTTAAAACTGCATAACAGAACAGACGGATATCATGAGAGGAACTTAGGTTATATAAAAGATGTTGCCGAATTTTTAGGTATAAAATATCATGTATTGGATTTATCTGATGAATTCACGCAAAAAGTTTACGACTATTTTGTTGATTCATATTTAGAAGGTAGTACTCCTAATCCTTGCGTAAAATGTAACAGACAGATAAAATTCGGAGCAATGCTGAAATTTGCAAAAGAGCATGGAGCTTCATATTTGGCTACAGGGCATTATGCAAAAACAGACGGTAAATTTTTCTATGAAGCTGATGATAAAACAAAAGATCAAAGTTATTTTTTATCGCAAGTTGAAAAAGAGGCACTTCCTTTTATGATGTTTCCTTTAAGTACCCATAAAAAAGAGGAGATTATCAAATTCGGTGAAAAACTTGATAAAGCCTATAAAAGAATTACGGAAAAAAATGAATCTCAAGAGATATGTTTTGTTGATACGGTTTATACTGATATTATTAAAAAACATGCAAATATTGATATGCCCGGAAAAGTTTTGGATGAACAGGGAAATGTAGTAGGTGAACACAAAGGTTATATGCACTATACAATAGGAAAAAGAAGAGGTTTTACCGTTCATGGAGCCCATGAGCCTCATTTTGTTACAAAACTAAATCCAAAAGACAATACGATAGTCGTAGGCAAAAAAGAGTCTCTTGAAATAAATAACGTAGAAATTGAAAATCTTAATATGTTTATTGAGGACAAAGAGTTTGATTGTACTGTAAAATTAAGATACAGATCAAAATCAACTCCTTGCCATGTAAAAATTGAAAATGACAAAGGTTATATAACATTAGAAGAACCTGCTTTCGGAGTAGCAGCAGGACAACTTGCAGTATTTTACAAAGATGAAAAAGTACTTGGAAGCGGTTGGATAAAAAATGCAAAATAG
- a CDS encoding OmpA family protein, whose product MKKILLSTALCATMMFAANSDYKYEITPMIGGAYSEGNMDLDDRSYANGGLSLGFNLDDSMFDQIELGFLRTLEDVDYDHKGGDTAITRMFTNVVKEYVLTNSTSLYALAGIGIETFQHEKFGNEDGLFGNYGFGIKYKLSEKVALKADLRHLIETDHGDNTLLYTVGLAIPFGKKAAPAPVVKEEPKPVEPVEKTVVEADSDGDGVVDSLDKCPDTPKGDIVDENGCSLKVDLNINFDFDSSRISNSYDSKIKKFADFMKAFPSVKGKIEAHTDSVGTEEYNQKLSERRAAATVKALEAYGVDKTRLQSIGYGETKPLTTNDTAEGRAQNRRVEGSIQR is encoded by the coding sequence ATGAAAAAAATCTTATTATCAACTGCACTTTGTGCAACTATGATGTTCGCAGCCAATAGTGACTATAAGTATGAAATTACACCGATGATCGGTGGAGCTTATAGCGAAGGGAATATGGACTTAGACGACAGAAGCTATGCAAACGGCGGTTTAAGTTTAGGTTTCAATTTAGATGATTCAATGTTTGACCAAATCGAACTTGGATTTTTAAGAACTCTTGAAGATGTAGATTATGACCACAAGGGTGGAGATACTGCTATTACAAGAATGTTTACAAACGTAGTTAAAGAGTATGTATTAACAAATTCAACATCTTTATATGCGTTAGCAGGGATCGGTATAGAAACTTTCCAACATGAAAAATTCGGAAATGAAGACGGATTATTCGGTAACTACGGTTTCGGTATCAAATACAAACTTTCAGAAAAAGTTGCATTAAAAGCGGATTTAAGACATCTAATCGAAACAGATCACGGAGATAACACTCTTTTATATACAGTAGGTTTAGCAATTCCATTCGGTAAAAAAGCAGCTCCTGCACCTGTAGTAAAAGAAGAACCAAAACCTGTTGAACCTGTAGAAAAAACTGTGGTTGAAGCTGACAGTGACGGTGACGGTGTTGTAGATTCACTAGACAAATGTCCTGATACTCCAAAAGGTGATATTGTTGATGAAAACGGTTGTTCTTTAAAAGTTGATTTAAATATTAACTTCGACTTTGATAGTTCAAGAATAAGCAACTCTTATGACTCAAAAATCAAAAAATTTGCAGACTTTATGAAAGCTTTCCCTTCAGTAAAAGGTAAAATCGAAGCTCATACCGACTCTGTAGGTACAGAAGAGTATAACCAAAAACTATCTGAAAGAAGAGCAGCGGCTACTGTTAAAGCACTTGAAGCTTACGGTGTAGATAAAACAAGATTACAATCAATCGGTTACGGGGAAACTAAACCTCTAACTACAAATGATACAGCTGAAGGTAGAGCTCAAAACAGAAGAGTTGAAGGTTCTATTCAAAGATAA